In the Granulosicoccus antarcticus IMCC3135 genome, ATCGGCAGCATCTCCGGCAGCATGATTGGCGCCTTTATCATCGGCGTATTAAGAAACGGCCTGAATATGGCCGGAACATCGGCTTTCATCCAGCAGATCATCATCGGCATTGTTGTCATCGGTGCGGTCTACATCGATCAGATTCGTAATCAACGCTAATCACACCAACACCAACACCAACACCCACACCAACACCAACACCAACACCAGACTCATCCCCTGAAGATGAGAAAACCATGCAGAAAACCAACGAGGAATACGACCATGAATAAACTACTAACTACAGCTCTGGCAACAGGCGTTCTGGCAGCGGCTACATCCATCGCATCGGCGGGCGAGATCGCGGTCATCGTCAAAACCACAAACTCCAGCTTTTGGCAGAACGTCAATAAGGGAGCAACAGCAGCCATTGCCAATCATGGTGATCACACCATGACGTTTAACGGGCCTGCCTCTGAATCTGCCATTGCCGATCAGGTATCGCTCGTTGAAAATGCGATCAATCGTGGTGTTGCCGGGATTGTTCTGGCACCCTCCGATCCAGAAGCGTTGGCGCCCGTCGTCAAGCGAGCGTTTGAATCCGGTATCCCGGTCGCCATCATCGACAGCGGCCTGGCAGAAGGCAATCAGGAATACTACCAAACCTTCTTGTCCACAGATAACTGCGCTGCAGGTGAGCAGGCTGCCCAGATGATGATCGACTCTGCTGGCAGCACCGGTAAAGTTGCAGTCATGTCTTATGTGGCTGGTGTCGGATCTGAGGTTGGCCGCGTTGGTTGCTTTGTCAAATACCTGGGAGACAACTCTACGATCGAAATTGTCGGCCCGTTTTATTCGCAGTCACAGATGGCAACGGCGCTGAACCAGACCAC is a window encoding:
- a CDS encoding ABC transporter substrate-binding protein, yielding MNKLLTTALATGVLAAATSIASAGEIAVIVKTTNSSFWQNVNKGATAAIANHGDHTMTFNGPASESAIADQVSLVENAINRGVAGIVLAPSDPEALAPVVKRAFESGIPVAIIDSGLAEGNQEYYQTFLSTDNCAAGEQAAQMMIDSAGSTGKVAVMSYVAGVGSEVGRVGCFVKYLGDNSTIEIVGPFYSQSQMATALNQTTDILASNSDLVGIFGANEPTAIGMGRAIEQAGKAGQLTAIGFDGNADLQDMVKSGTLLSTAVQGSFQMGEYGVDAVANILAGDEVTDFIDTGVVMVTKENIDTPVAQHVLY